In Lewinellaceae bacterium, the genomic stretch GAGTTTTTGTGATTCCAGGTTTACGGCCAGCAGATGTTCCAGCATCGCTGCCACCTGCTCTTTGGTGGCATTGCCATTACCGGTGACCGACTGCTTGATCATTTTCGGAGAATACTCTTCAATATGCAGCCCCATGGTGATGGCTGCTGCAATCGAGACACCCTGGGCCCGGCCTAGTTTCAGCATCGACTGTACATTTTTGCCAAAAAAAGGCGATTCAATGGCCATTATTTCCGGCCGGAAACATTCGATCACATCCTGGAGCTGCAGGTAGATCTCCTTGAGCTTGGTCTGGTGGTCTTTCCATTTGGTCAGACTGATGACACCCATCTGGATCAATTGCAGATGATCACCCCAGGTGTCCAGCACCGCATAACCCAGGATGTTGGTTCCGGGGTCTACACCAAGAATGCGCCGGCGTTCCGGTTTTTGCTTCATAGGTGCAAGATAGAACAATCGGAATAGTTATTGCATTATTTCCTTATATGTAATCAGAGCGATAAACACACAGGTAATGCAGCTGGATCGTTTATTTGAATGGTGCTGCAGGGTAAAAATATCAATCGGATGACCCGCGGTATTGTACCTTCGTTGAACTTTTTAAGCAGAAGCATACTTATAGACATAAATACTAAACCAGTGATCCCGTCGTTCCTGAAAAGGTTGAAAATGGTTGGGATTTACTAAACCGGGAACAGAATTATATGCCAAAAATATTTTCCATTGCATTGATCCTTTTTCTGTTTTCCGGCAGAGAACATCCGCAGCGGAAAGTGGAATCACCCGTGGAAGCATCGACCATTGATCTGTGCGAAGTGGGCAATTCGGCATTCCAGGATGGTGAAACCATTACCTATAAACTATATTACAACTGGAACTTCATCTGGCTTGCAGCCGGCGAAGTGGAATTTAAGGTAAAGACCTATCCGGACTTTATCAAAGTCTCCGCCCGGGGAAAGACTTATCCCTCCTACGAATGGTTTTTTAAGGTAGACGATTATTTCGAAGCTCATCTGGACAAGGAGACTTTGCTTCCTACCCTATCCATTCGGGATGTCCACGAAGGAAGCTATACACGATACGATAAAGTGATCCTGGATCAGAAGAATCATCAGGCTACCTATTACTGGGGCCCCGACAAGTCCAATACCCAGAGTGCCCAGAAAGCCGTCAACGGCTGTATGCACGACATTCTGTCTGTCATCTACACGTTGCGTAACGTCAATGTAGGATCCTGGCAGGTCAACCAGCAATTGCCGGTCTCCATCTTTCTCGATAAGGAAGCCTGGAATGTAGGAGTCACCCTGGTGGATAAATACGAAGAAAAGCGGATCAAGGGACAGGGTAAGGCACAGACCCATCACCTCGAACCCCAACTGATCACCGGTAATGTATTTAAAGAAGGGGATCAAATGCAGATCTGGGTATCCGCTGATGCAAATCACATCCCACTGATGATCGAATCTCCGGTTTCTGTGGGTTCGGTTAAGGCCGTGATCAAGAGTTGGTCCCGGTTAAAATACCCTTTCGAACTGGACAATCCCTGACCCTATGGCCTTGCGTAAATCCTCATTTCCCTGGCGATTGTTTCTACTGGTTGTTTTGGCTGGCATTTTGCTGACCACCGTTTATGTCCTGCGTTCCGGATGGATGCAGGCACTGCAGAAAAAGGAAGCGGTAACCTCAACTGTCCTTCTGGAACGCATCCAGAAAGTGGCTAAACTCATCACGGTTGAAGGCCATTTCAGTGAGATCTACGATTATAAGGACTATTACTGGGCGGACTTCAGCCCATTTCGTAAAAAAGCGCTGTTGCGTATCAAAGCAAAGGTGTCGATGGGTTACGATTTTAGTCAGTTTCATGCGGAAGCCGATCCGAAAAAGCTCACCATCACCATTGACCCGCTGGGTGAACCGGAGATCCTGTCCATTGATCACGACATCGATTATTACGACATTTCCGAAGGAACATTTAATGGATTCACCTCTACCGACTATACCAGACTTTCCGAAGAAGCGAAGAACTTCATCCGGCATCAGGCTGAAAACTCGGACCTCAGGCAACAAGCCGCCGAACAGGGCAAGGATCTGATGGACCTGGTAACCATGATGGTGGAGCAGGCAGGCTGGAAGCTGGAGATAAGGCAGGGGAAAGCGTTATTGAAATAGTCACCGGGCACGAGAGTGTCTGCAGATTCTGACAATTAAAGGCTGCGAACATTTTTCCTGAGTGCCAGACAGCGACAATCCTTCAATCTGGCTACATTTAGGCTATGCATCACGAAAGTATTTCCGTACTGGATATCTTTAAGATTGGGGTAGGACCTTCGAGTTCACATACCCTGGGCCCGTGGCGGGCAGCACTGGCTTTTCTCCATTGGCTGGAGGAGCAGGATCACTTCAATGATCTGATGCGGCTCCAGGTGCATTTGTTTGGATCGTTGGCCAAGACCGGTCATGGCCATGGCACCGATATCGCGGTGCAACTGGGGTTGCAGGGTGAGGATCCGGTGACGTTCGACACAACCAGGATTGAAGCTGCCATTCAGAACATCGCTTTTAATCAGTCACTTCTGCTTGGTGGCAGGCGATACCTTCCGTTTGATCCGGCAACCGACCTGGTTTTCTTTACAGATATCACCCTCGATTACCATCCCAATGCACTGACCTTTGTCGCAGAGCTTGAGAACGGCGAGACCTTGGCCAAGACATACTATTCGATCGGAGGAGGATTTATCCAGCAGCACGAGCAGAGTCACGTCTCCACGCTGGAACCTGTGGTCCTAAGGTATCCCATTGAGACCGCCGAGGAATTGGTGCAATACTGTTTGAAAAATGCCTGTTCCATCTCGGAAGTGGTCTGGGAAAATGAAAAGGCGTGGCGTCCTTCCCGCGATACGGGAGCAGCGTTATGGCAGATCTGGGAGACCATGCGGGATTGCATCTACCGGGGATGTCATTCGCCGGGGCAGTTGCCCGGAGGATTGCATGTACGGCGGCGGGCGCCCGATTTTAATAAGAAGATGCTGAAAAACTTCCCTTATACGGACTACGACAACTGGATCGAGGCCATCCGGCAGAGCGCCCAACAGGATTTTCAGAAGATCCTGGTCTGGGTAAGCTGTTTTGCCCTGTCCGTCAATGAGGAGAACGCATCCTTCGGACGGGTAGTCACGGCCCCGACCAATGGCGCTGCCGGGGTTATCCCGGCCGTATTGCAATACTACATCACCTTCCTGGGCGGGAATCAGCGCAGTAAAATCATTCGCTTCCTGCTCGTAGCCGGTGAGCTGGGGAGCATCTTCAAGAAGGGATCCACCATCTCGGCAGCCATGGGTGGCTGTCAGGCAGAGATCGGCGTATCTTCAGCCATGGCGGCGGGAGCACTGACCGATTGTCTGGGTGGCAGTATCCGCCAGGTCCTGATGGCTGCGGAAATCGCTATGGAGCACCACCTGGGACTTACCTGCGACCCGGTGGGTGGTCTGGTCCAGATCCCCTGCATCGAGCGCAATACCATGGGTGCCATCAAGGCCATCACCGCAAGCCAGATTGCCCTGCAATCCAATCCCGAACACGCCCGTGTCCACCTGGATGCGGTTATCAAGACCATGTGGGAGACGGCTCAGGATATGAGCCACAAATACAAGGAGACTTCGGAAGGAGGGCTGGCCGTGCAGGTAGGGTTATCGGAATGTTGAATGTTGAATGTTGAAGGTTGAGTCCACTTCGGAAAGTCAATTGCAATAAGCCTCTCCGCTCGACGCTTTAAGGCGTCTCGGTCGACCTGCCTGTCCGTTTAGGCGGGGATGACATCGGGTTTTTGGCTTTTCCGAAGTACACTCAAGATTGAATGAGGTGTCTCGTCCTGGAAACTATTGACGGATTCAGTGATTAAGACGCCGGCCTAATTAAACGATTGCCTGAATTCAAGCGGACTTTGTTTGGTCTTGATTTTAAACAGCTTGCTAAAGGATTGTGATTGCCCAAAACCCAAAGCATAGGCAATTTCACTCACGGTGAGATCCGTGGTTGATAATTTTTGTTTTGCTTCTGCTATCAGTTTTTCATGTATGTGCTGCTGGGTGGTCTGCCCGGTAAGTTCTTTCAATAATGCACTTAAATACCCCGGAGACAGATTCAGATTTTCAGCCAGGTATTGCACCGTTGGCAATCCCTGCAGAGTAAGCTCATCGCTGTGGAAATAGTCGTCAAGCAATTTCTCCATGCGATCCAGGATTCGGTGATTTGAAATTTTTCGGGTAATGAATTGTCGCTTGTAAAACCGGTCAGAATAATTCAGCAAGGTCTCTACCAGGGAGACAATGATCTGCTGGCTAAACTGGTCGGTATTGGTATTGATCTCCTTCCGGATGTTCCCGATAATTGAATTGAGCGTTCGTTCTTCCTCATCCGATAAAAAAAGTGCTTCGTTTACTTCATAGTCAAAATAGTTGTATTTCCTGATGTTTGTCGCGAGGGGAGTTCCCCATAACAGATCGGGATGGATGAGTAACATCCACCCGGATCGTTGTTCCTGCTGTTGTGGCGAAGTCTCGACGCCAAATACCTGATTGGGTCCAATAAAAAACATCACGCCTTCGTCAAAATCGTATTGCTGTTGCCCGTATTTGTATTTGGCACCGATACCTCTTTTTACGGCTATGTTGTAAAAATCAAACACCAGACTGGATGGCTCGTTTTCCTCCCTGCACCTGGTTTCTCCATAATTGACAATGCTGATCAGCGGATGCCGGGGAGCCGGTAAGCCTTTGTATTTGTGAAATTCAGCGATTGTATGGACCCGATGGATACTGTTGCCGGTCATAATTCAAATTTAGTCTTGTTGACTGTAAACAAGGGCAAAATCTTTGGCAAATTCAGCGAACTTAACCTTTCCCGGAAGCGGTTTGTTGCGATAATAATCTTCATAGAGAGAACCATTCCGCTGAGCTGCCTGCATCTCAATAAATCCGGATGCAATGGTTTTATTCATCCCGAGTGACAGCATGCCGTATAACAAAGTTTCGTCCGGAATAACCATCCATTTCAGATCAGATTTGCCAATCGCTTCACCAAGTTGTTTGGCGATTTCAGTGGCGGAGATTTCTTCGCTGGTAATGTAGCGAACCGTTCTGCCATCGAAGGGCTTATCGATTTCGTCAGCGATGGTGTGGGCGATGTCCAGGGGTGAAACCCACGGCTCGGGAGTATCGCTACCGAAGTTTTGTACGATCGCATTCTGGG encodes the following:
- the ruvC gene encoding crossover junction endodeoxyribonuclease RuvC, which gives rise to MKQKPERRRILGVDPGTNILGYAVLDTWGDHLQLIQMGVISLTKWKDHQTKLKEIYLQLQDVIECFRPEIMAIESPFFGKNVQSMLKLGRAQGVSIAAAITMGLHIEEYSPKMIKQSVTGNGNATKEQVAAMLEHLLAVNLESQKLDASDALATAVCHHFKQNSPVKRGAKGSGWGQFIKDNPDRLM
- a CDS encoding DUF3108 domain-containing protein translates to MPKIFSIALILFLFSGREHPQRKVESPVEASTIDLCEVGNSAFQDGETITYKLYYNWNFIWLAAGEVEFKVKTYPDFIKVSARGKTYPSYEWFFKVDDYFEAHLDKETLLPTLSIRDVHEGSYTRYDKVILDQKNHQATYYWGPDKSNTQSAQKAVNGCMHDILSVIYTLRNVNVGSWQVNQQLPVSIFLDKEAWNVGVTLVDKYEEKRIKGQGKAQTHHLEPQLITGNVFKEGDQMQIWVSADANHIPLMIESPVSVGSVKAVIKSWSRLKYPFELDNP
- a CDS encoding DUF4230 domain-containing protein, which encodes MALRKSSFPWRLFLLVVLAGILLTTVYVLRSGWMQALQKKEAVTSTVLLERIQKVAKLITVEGHFSEIYDYKDYYWADFSPFRKKALLRIKAKVSMGYDFSQFHAEADPKKLTITIDPLGEPEILSIDHDIDYYDISEGTFNGFTSTDYTRLSEEAKNFIRHQAENSDLRQQAAEQGKDLMDLVTMMVEQAGWKLEIRQGKALLK
- a CDS encoding L-serine ammonia-lyase, yielding MHHESISVLDIFKIGVGPSSSHTLGPWRAALAFLHWLEEQDHFNDLMRLQVHLFGSLAKTGHGHGTDIAVQLGLQGEDPVTFDTTRIEAAIQNIAFNQSLLLGGRRYLPFDPATDLVFFTDITLDYHPNALTFVAELENGETLAKTYYSIGGGFIQQHEQSHVSTLEPVVLRYPIETAEELVQYCLKNACSISEVVWENEKAWRPSRDTGAALWQIWETMRDCIYRGCHSPGQLPGGLHVRRRAPDFNKKMLKNFPYTDYDNWIEAIRQSAQQDFQKILVWVSCFALSVNEENASFGRVVTAPTNGAAGVIPAVLQYYITFLGGNQRSKIIRFLLVAGELGSIFKKGSTISAAMGGCQAEIGVSSAMAAGALTDCLGGSIRQVLMAAEIAMEHHLGLTCDPVGGLVQIPCIERNTMGAIKAITASQIALQSNPEHARVHLDAVIKTMWETAQDMSHKYKETSEGGLAVQVGLSEC
- a CDS encoding helix-turn-helix transcriptional regulator, which translates into the protein MTGNSIHRVHTIAEFHKYKGLPAPRHPLISIVNYGETRCREENEPSSLVFDFYNIAVKRGIGAKYKYGQQQYDFDEGVMFFIGPNQVFGVETSPQQQEQRSGWMLLIHPDLLWGTPLATNIRKYNYFDYEVNEALFLSDEEERTLNSIIGNIRKEINTNTDQFSQQIIVSLVETLLNYSDRFYKRQFITRKISNHRILDRMEKLLDDYFHSDELTLQGLPTVQYLAENLNLSPGYLSALLKELTGQTTQQHIHEKLIAEAKQKLSTTDLTVSEIAYALGFGQSQSFSKLFKIKTKQSPLEFRQSFN